In the Aggregatilinea lenta genome, GTGTCGGCGTCGTCGGCGTCACGCGCCGCGCGTCGCCAATCGAACTCGATGCGCTCGTGTGTGACCACCTCGACGGTGACCGTCTGGCCGTCTACGACCTGTTCTTCCTCGCTGACGACCTCGATCTCCTGGCGCAGCGCCACGTCGATCAGCGCGACGCGCGCCACGCGGCCCACCTGCATGGCGATCCACAGCCCTGCGAAGGCCAGCCCTACGCGCCAGCCGATGCCCCACAGGATGCGCGCCAGCTTCGGATGGACCACCGACAGCGCCAGCACGACGCCCAGCACCAGCCCGCCCAGCGCGTATTCGGGTGTTTCGAACGTGGGCAGGATGCCGTCGAACCCCATCCCACTGATCGCCAGCCCGACGATCGCCGCGAACAGGAAGATCAGGATGCTCGGCAGCCATTCGATCACCGCATGCAGCGCCGAGCCTTCTTCGCCCTGGTAGGCCACGTCAGCTTCTTCGCCCAACACCACGTTTTCGGCCACGGTCATCACCGGGATCAGCTGGAAGTGCTGGTGCACCATGCCGATCCCGCTGTGGATCGCTTCGCGCGGGCTGGCGAAGCGCATCTCGCGCCCCTTGACGCGGATCGAGCCGCTGTCCGGGCGGTAAAGGCCGTAGATGACGTTCATCAGGGTGGACTTGCCCGCGCCGTTTTCGCCGAGCAGGGCCAGGATCTCGCCCCGGCGCAGCGTCAGGTTGACGTTGTCATTGGCCCGTACGCCGGGGAACTGCTTGACAATGTCCTCGGCCTCGAGCACGACTTCGCGTTCTTCCATCGTCATGGTTTCCGTCCCCTATTCCTGCTCATATACCTGACCGGAAGCCGCCGGACCCTGGACGCGTCCGACGAACCCGGCCAGCACGACGATGGTCAGAATATAGGGCAGCATTGCCACCAGCTGGTGGGGGAAGTTGATGCCAAACAGCTGGAGCTGGTTCTGCAGCGCCATCGCAAAGCCGAACAGCAGCGCGCCCTTCAGCGCGCCGGACGGCTTCCAGTTGCCGAAGATCATCACCGCCAGCGCGATGAAGCCGCGCCCGGTGGTCATGCCGCGCTCGAACGAGCCGACCGCCGCCAGCGTCAGGAACGCGCCCGCCAGCCCGGCCATCACACCGCTGATGAACAGGTTCATGTACTGCGTGCGGTGTACGTTGATGCCCAGCGTATCGGCTGCGCGCGGATTTTCGCCCACGGCGCGCGTGCGTAGTCCCCACGTGGTGTGGACCAGCGCCCACCCCACGACGAAGACCATGATGATACTGAGGTAAGTCAGCAGGTCCTTGTCGAACAGGATGCGCCCAATGTCGTAGGGAAAGTAGAATTTGAAGTTGTCCGCCAGCTTCAGCTCGACCGATCCCGACTGGTTCCACGGGTTGCCGATCAGGTTCGACAGCTTGCCCAACGTGCGGGTTTCTTCCTGATAGAAGTAGCCCGTCAGGCCCAGCGCCAGGATGTTGATCACCGTGCCGCTGATGATCTGGTCCACTTTGTACCGGATCGACAGCAGCGCGTGCAGCAGGCCCATCGCCCCGCCGGTCAGCAGCGCGACCGCCAGCGAGATGCCCAGGCGCGTCGGGTCCTCTTGCAGCGACGCCGAGACGCCCGGCTGGCTGAGGATCACGTTGGTCATATAGCCGGTGAAGGCGGACATCAGCATCATGCCGTCGATGCCGATGTTCACCACGCCGGATCGTTCACTGAAAATACCGCTCAGCGCCCCGAAGGTGATCGGGACGGAAAAGCGGATCATGGCGTTGATAGTCGCCACGATGGCGACGCCAAGCTCAACCATAACGTCCTCTCATCCTCGCTACTTTCGCCAACTGCTTTCGAGGCGCTTCTGCGCTCCATCGAAGCCCGGCGCGCGCACGCGGTACAACCGCCGGATGATCTGGTCGGCGGCGACAAACATCAGGATCATGGCCTGGATTACCTGGATCAGCTCCGGCTGGACGGCGGCGTCACGCGCCATGCGCGTTGTGCCGGAATCCATCGCGCCGAATAGAAACGCCGAGATGGGCATCCCCAGGGGTGCGTTGTTGGCGAGGAAGGAGACCGTGATAGCGTCGAACCCCAGCGATAGGCTCTGGTTGCCCTCGTAGTGGTAGTTCACGCCCAGCGTCTGCACGCCGCCCGCCAGCCCGGCCAGCGCTCCGGCGATGAGCATGGTCATGATCGTGACGCGCTTGACGTTCACGCCCGAATAGCGCGCCGCGTTGGGGCTGAGGCCCACCATGCGCAGCTGGAAGCCGAAGGTCGAGCGGTAGAGCAGGAACGCGATCGCCACTGCCACGATGAGCGCGATGAAAATGCCCGCATGCAGCGAGAAGTTCGGCGGCACGGTGTACACGGTCGGCAGCTTGGCCGAGTCGAGGATGTCCCGCGTGCGCGCTATCGCCCCGGTCTGGCTGGGATCGGACAGCGGGCCGGGCTTGATTTTGCCGTCGGTGCTGCCGGTGGAGATCAGCCATTCCGCGAAGCGACTCGCGA is a window encoding:
- a CDS encoding ABC transporter permease — its product is MVELGVAIVATINAMIRFSVPITFGALSGIFSERSGVVNIGIDGMMLMSAFTGYMTNVILSQPGVSASLQEDPTRLGISLAVALLTGGAMGLLHALLSIRYKVDQIISGTVINILALGLTGYFYQEETRTLGKLSNLIGNPWNQSGSVELKLADNFKFYFPYDIGRILFDKDLLTYLSIIMVFVVGWALVHTTWGLRTRAVGENPRAADTLGINVHRTQYMNLFISGVMAGLAGAFLTLAAVGSFERGMTTGRGFIALAVMIFGNWKPSGALKGALLFGFAMALQNQLQLFGINFPHQLVAMLPYILTIVVLAGFVGRVQGPAASGQVYEQE
- a CDS encoding ABC transporter permease encodes the protein MATSATTRPAAPRRRFSGPSARMWMALQGLLIPMLSVFTAIMVGSILILLNGRDPITAFEGLFEGAFLEPRGLLATFRNMTPLVLSGLAVAFAYKCGLFNIGVQGQLIIGSITAAWVGYAVDGLPPVLHVTLSLLAAVAAGGLWGAIPGALKAYADAHEVITTIMLNFIASRFAEWLISTGSTDGKIKPGPLSDPSQTGAIARTRDILDSAKLPTVYTVPPNFSLHAGIFIALIVAVAIAFLLYRSTFGFQLRMVGLSPNAARYSGVNVKRVTIMTMLIAGALAGLAGGVQTLGVNYHYEGNQSLSLGFDAITVSFLANNAPLGMPISAFLFGAMDSGTTRMARDAAVQPELIQVIQAMILMFVAADQIIRRLYRVRAPGFDGAQKRLESSWRK